Proteins encoded by one window of Manduca sexta isolate Smith_Timp_Sample1 chromosome 12, JHU_Msex_v1.0, whole genome shotgun sequence:
- the LOC115440408 gene encoding 28 kDa heat- and acid-stable phosphoprotein, protein MPRGKFTNHKGRNRKFTSPEELEEQRKQEEQKQKWRKDHGGESSSEEESEEEKSGSGSSDDSDSDEDHPTKAKGVSGLIEVENPNRVVKKNKKLNNLSNLGEGEKPQLSRREREEIERQRAAAAYQKLHAEGKTDQARADLARLAIIRQQREEAAKRREAEKKAKEESTTKKR, encoded by the exons ATGCCGCGTG GTAAATTCACGAATCACAAGGGTCGTAACCGCAAGTTTACAAGTCCGGAGGAATTAGAAGAACAACGCAAGCAAGAAGAGCAGaaacaaaa ATGGAGAAAAGACCATGGCGGTGAAAGCTCTAGTGAGGAAGAATCTGAAGAGGAGAAATCGGGGTCTGGCAGCAGTGATGACAGTGATTCTGATGAAGAT CACCCCACAAAGGCAAAGGGCGTGTCCGGGTTGATTGAAGTAGAAAACCCAAATCGTgtagtaaagaaaaataagaaattaaacaaCTTGAGTAACTTAGGCGAAGGAGAGAAACCTCAGCTTTCTAg ACGCGAGAGGGAAGAGATCGAGAGgcagcgcgcggcggcggcgtacCAGAAGCTGCACGCGGAGGGCAAGACCGACCAGGCGCGCGCCGACCTCGCGCGGCTCGCCATCATCCGCCAGCAGCGCGAGGAGGCCGCCAAGCGACGCGAGGCAGAGAAGAAGGCCAAGGAGGAATCCACCACTAAGAAAAG GTAG